A region from the Pempheris klunzingeri isolate RE-2024b chromosome 17, fPemKlu1.hap1, whole genome shotgun sequence genome encodes:
- the apnl gene encoding actinoporin-like protein produces MTESAEAVAADVTSKRSVTIEISNLTNNYLFINPRVYLENGETYNPPQPTVCSLKTEVCTFTKSSGKATGSIGVLTYDLFERSQNDYAETLAIMFSVPWDYNLYKNWFAVGVYKRGRNCDKDLYKEMYYEKKQEEHGFVREEATGSGISYVGDYLDIKATMCPLGNSIMKVEVWPSLFKQKA; encoded by the exons ATGACGGAGTCGGCCGAAGCTGTAGCAGCCGATGTGACCAGCAAGCGAAGTGTCACCATTGAAATCTCAAATCTCACCAACAACTACTTGTTCATCAACCCCAG GGTGTACCTTGAAAACGGGGAGACATACAACCCACCGCAGCCCACGGTTTGCTCCCTAAAGACAGAGGTCTGCACTTTCACCAAGTCCAGCGGCAAAGCGACCGGCAGCATCGGCGTGCTGACCTACGACCTCTTTGAGAGGTCGCAGAACGACTACGCTGAGACACTGGCCATCATGTTCTCGGTGCCCTGGGACTACAACCTGTACAAAAACTGGTTTGCAGTGGGCGTCTATAAGAGGGGCCGCAACTGTGATAAGGATTTGTACAAAGAAATGTACTATgagaagaaacaggaagagcaTGGGTTTGTCAGGGAGGAAGCCACTGGGTCAGGAATCAGTTATGTGGGCGACTACCTCGACATCAAGGCCACCATGTGTCCTTTAGGCAACTCCATCATGAAGGTGGAGGTGTGGCCTAGCCTTTTCAAACAAAAGGCCTAG